The DNA window GTTGCCAGAGCCGGTGGAGAAATGAAAAGTGGAACCATCGTTATTAAAGGAGTTGTCAACGAATTTTTACCTGGATTTAAGTATCATGGGGTTGAAAAAGACATAGAAGTAGAAGGAGAATTAATCAAAGGTGCATTTTATAAATTTGAAGGTGATTATGCAACTAAAGGGGCAAAAGGATTTGTGTATGTTTCAGTTGCAGGAAATAACCATATAGCACCTTAATAATTAAGAGTTCATGGAGGGATAACTTTGGAACTTGTAAAAAATGTTGTGTGCCCATTTTGCGGAACTCTATGTGATGACATAGTCTGCAAAGTTGAGGATAATGAAATTGTAGGCACAATGAACGCATGTATAATAGGACACAGTAAATTTGTTCACACTGAAGGTGCTGAAAGATACACCAAACCACTGGTGAGAAAGAATGGTGAATTCGTGGAAGTCACCATGGACGAAGCCATAGACAAAGCAGCACATATACTAGCAGATTCAAAGAGACCATTGATGTATGGATGGAGCTGTACTGACTGTGATGCACAGGCAGTTGGAATTAAACTCGCTGAAGAAGC is part of the Methanobacterium sp. Maddingley MBC34 genome and encodes:
- a CDS encoding formylmethanofuran dehydrogenase, subunit B, translated to MELVKNVVCPFCGTLCDDIVCKVEDNEIVGTMNACIIGHSKFVHTEGAERYTKPLVRKNGEFVEVTMDEAIDKAAHILADSKRPLMYGWSCTDCDAQAVGIKLAEEA